The genome window GCACTATCAATAAacatttgtgtaagtgtgtgctgTTTCTATTGCAAATTCAAGACAAATTAGTCATCAAACAATCTGACAAGCCAGACACAAAATAGTTTGGCAATAAAAAGATAAGGGTAGGTTATAAGACATTGTATGGTTTGTATGATGACAAAAACTTTAAATGCCTTGGTTCTTGGAAATGACTGTGATTTCATCATAAAGCAAGCATTTCgggtttttttttaatgctgtggAAATGGCATGTACACGGTTCTGTTTCTTCCCCTCTCCTCCCTGGGGTTCTCcatcatttaacatttataaaataacatGTGTTTTAAATTGATCTTCAAGTCTGCATTCTAATGTAAAACCTTCTTATTTAGAATATTAGTATCAACAATATGTTCTAAGGGTGCCGCTTTGTGGTGGAATAATGCAAGGACACCACGTAGCGTGTTTGTGTTTGAATAAtaacttgaagaaaaaaaaagggcaaGATCTGAGAAACCTATATCTGTGGTCACTAATGTAAATGAGTACTCAAAAGTGTAATCAGTAGTAAACATATTGATTCATATAGCTTATTTAATGTATCTGCAGTAGGTGAGACTCATTCTCATGGTCATTCTTTCCTTAAATGGCTAGTAAAATTTTAAACATGCTTTGTTTAAAGTAATCCTTTGTCATCCAGTCAGCACAAAGATCATCAAACACTTTATACAGTGGTCCATTAGCTTGAAGACTTTTGGAAGCAGTAGGAAATTCTGGGGCATCCACAGTACTGATGAGTAATGTTGCAAAAATGATGCAATACCATTACATCTCACACACCCTCTCCACATCTTAAAAGGCATGTTTGCCCTTGTACTAGACAGCTTTAAGTTTCACTTTTAGGGTTGCAGTTATGTTACAGGcacttctatttatttttttatttttttattttttttgtaatctttGAAAAAGAAATGGAAACTTAAGGATTTTCCCAATCTTGACAATCATATCctagtttcactttcactttctttttcataTAAAAATTTCCCTCATCCAGCAATGCTGAAGCAGGACAAATTCTATAGTGAAATGATGCAATCTCATTTCCACCCTTGAAAGGTAACAATACCCTGACTAACTGATGCAGACCTCATTCTCTGATCTCTGAGCCTTTCACAGATTTAAATGATCAACATTTTGTCTGTCTTTTTTTCAGACTGATTTAAAGTCTAGAATCTGTGATAAAGAAGAGGCTGTTTTAATTTGACTGATTAAAGCAGGTACCTATATTCAGTTAAATGTATGTGCATATACATGATGTGTCTAaggccctgtttccacctggtattaagatgcgtctcgggtgatccgatcacttgtggtcaggtgagacacatggcTGTtcacacctggtcacttaaatgcatctcctgtgaccacttgtgttagGATTTGGAGAGGAGGGTCTCTGTTTCGTGACGTCTTACATCAAATAACTGTCAGAGTGTTATTGGATGATAATATAGCACGACAAAGTAAATACAAAGAAAGTGTGAATAAACTgcacactgtttctcccagatgtgcTTGAAATGTTCAGGTGTCTGTGTTGATACCAGAGACACTAAAGAAGATCTCGTCTTTGTATACACTTTTTAAAATTTGCAGATCAGATGGTTAAATCCTTTTAAAATTGGTCATAACCGGCAAACTTTAAACTCTTGTTAAACCACAGCGATTGACTGCTTCCAGGACGCATACGggacggattagcatttacacctcaaatgcgatgtggtcacatgcgtttttgaccacatttgtatgtAGTTTTTATTTGGATCACAAAACGGTTaagaccccatttagacctgtatttaaggGCTGGAAATATGTGATTGTATCACCCAAagtgcatcttaataccaggtgaaaaCAAGGCCTAATAGTAATAAACCactaacacacatttattttctATCCCTCTTTCTCTAAGTGTGAAAAATGACATACACTAGTGAAAAACTTTATAATGAGGTGATCAGGCGAAATTTGGCTCGTCTTTCATCAACCGTCAGAGTGAGAGAGATCTTGCCTCACTTGCCATGCCTCACACTCACCGATAGGGTAAGGATTGCATTTAACCAAAAATAACTTCACAACTATAGTCAGATATGCAATAGTGACCATAAGCCCACATGATGAAATGTCCAAACATTGTTCATACTTTTTGTTGCATGCATAATTATACTGGTcacaatttgtttacaaatgaaactTTTACATTTTGCAGGAGGAGATTGAGGCCAAGAGAGAAACTGCAGGAAACTACTCTGCTATGCAGATACTTCTGGACAACCTGCGCAGGCGAGAGAACTGGCCAGATGAGTTCATCACTGCACTGCGGAACTGTGAACACCGAGAACTGGCTGATGAAATCAGCGCTGCTTATGACAGGATCAGAGGAATGACAAGTAAGAGATTCCTGTAGTAGAACTGCTTTTGTTTACAGCAAGGTATAACAGGGAGGGATATTCTGTAATAAATGCCTATTTCTATGTTTGTCTATAGATAATCCAgttgctgctgttgctgctgctgctgctgcgccCAGCCCTGCGCCTAGCCCTGCGCCTACTCCTGCTTATCCCTCTTCTGCTGCAGCAACAGTAACCAAAGCTACAATTCATACTCACCCAGTGACCACTCCTCCTCTACTGACTCCACCCTCAGTGGTTGCCCCAGCCCAAGTACCACCTCCTGCTGATGTTCTTCATGGTCAAGAGACCAAGCGTGTACAGCAAGTACAAGTCCCAACTCCAATTCCTGCCCCCTCTAATGAAACTGCTCTCCAAGCTGATATTGCACCTCCAGTTGTAGCTCCCTCCCAAGTGATTCCCCCAACTGCAGTCTCAGCATCCAAAGTGACTTCACCTGTTCAGACAAATTACATCCAAACCCGTACTGGGGTAACCGAGAACAAAACAACCATTGTAGACACCCTAGATGGCTTGGCTCTAACCAGCCAAACCACCACAACCTCCACTAATGGAACTGCCCTCTCCACCTTAAGTGCTCAACCATCCTCCTCAAACACTTCTCAAAATCAAAATACAAGCCCCAGCAACACTTCTCAGGGTTCTCCGAGGTCAAATAAAAATCAGGTGCCAGCAGCAGTTAAACAGACTGACCCCTCTTATAAGTACCCGGTCCAAGACACCAATCCTCCTTTGAAAGAGCAAATTGTGGTTCAGGAGCCAGAAGAGATCTCGGATCCAACCGCAAATGAGGTAATGCTTTACCCAAAGCATCTCCATTTACAGATTCACGTTACTAATAGGTAAAGCAGTGACACAGCAAGACTGTTATCTTAGGCCTGAGTTTCTGGTCACATTTACTTGGTACTGAACCTGTCATCTTTGTATCACCATTCCAGATTTTCAACCCTTAGTCTGTTGTCCAGGACTGTACAGTAGCTAAATTTTGCTTGCATTTGCgatttaaaaatctaaatatgtgATGACTGAGTGTAGAATATAGATTTTTACATATTTGCACATATgtgattgtggagcggagggggggctgggccgggtcggaatatcgcacgcccggtccccaatcggcctgatgaggcgtgcgagggataaaggcggccggtgacgatggttagagagagagagaattacgggtatgtccgtcatgtgtgtttatgtttgtgcttttggtttaagtttacattaaattatcatttatattgacaagccggttctgaCAGGGCGTgcgatattctgacccggccccgccccctccgctccacagtgatGTATGATTTTCAAATTCGAAAAGCATTGCAACAAAGAAAGTGAAGCTACAATGATTTTGATGCCTGCCAAATCTGGAGTGCTCGAACTTTAGCGGATTGCCATGGAAATGTTGTCACCTTGTCAGGGTCGCATTGTTACTTCTGTGCTGCTAGTTCAAAAGTTGCACATTATAACCTATTTGGCAAAACTGATGTGATCAATAAAAACACGAGTTTGTGCGTATCTAGATGCTCGATTTCTAGAGGACAGGTAAAAGAAACTAGTAATTTTGACTCAAAAACACTGGATTCAGCATGTTTCTGAGATACACCTGGGATACGTTCCTGCAAAAGACTATTCAGAATAGTAGTCGATGGATATGTGTCTTAAACCACTGCAATTAACAtgtgaataaattattaaatggtgatgaatatttaataataaatattaataataatatcaaataagTCTGTCAAATATGACATATGAAAATTGTAGAACTAAATTAGGTTTATGCAATAGAACTAAATTAGGTTTTTGCAATATGGTCAAATTttatattgcacttttttttttaatagattttttaatTGGGATTTTGGCAAAT of Xyrauchen texanus isolate HMW12.3.18 chromosome 20, RBS_HiC_50CHRs, whole genome shotgun sequence contains these proteins:
- the mavs gene encoding mitochondrial antiviral-signaling protein encodes the protein MTYTSEKLYNEVIRRNLARLSSTVRVREILPHLPCLTLTDREEIEAKRETAGNYSAMQILLDNLRRRENWPDEFITALRNCEHRELADEISAAYDRIRGMTNNPVAAVAAAAAAPSPAPSPAPTPAYPSSAAATVTKATIHTHPVTTPPLLTPPSVVAPAQVPPPADVLHGQETKRVQQVQVPTPIPAPSNETALQADIAPPVVAPSQVIPPTAVSASKVTSPVQTNYIQTRTGVTENKTTIVDTLDGLALTSQTTTTSTNGTALSTLSAQPSSSNTSQNQNTSPSNTSQGSPRSNKNQVPAAVKQTDPSYKYPVQDTNPPLKEQIVVQEPEEISDPTANEGTNTVELQVQAQTTFTRTEQATCSGPTEVDTHSPSSIDQEYFSKPNVLQHPAEALPVLNEEPCSVVSEDLEISRSTLCSTETEQSSLAEHPSIESNNSPETFPSAKMPVDCVADPNHNTGSLSNSNENSNHTACLEAAFQSLHENGPPMNAHLSPNQPEEDDYESLCESQTEPGTLMKVIHIDEQPSAENLSGQPPSIQGNAVNPGGVSANVKHLSFLRTNISEDQPTLNHQSIENEVNLSDAEASDNKKSSCINYQEQESNATRQASNLQLEQREEGRALFQINNSHLCAVAGIGLIAIFLAWKLNH